One part of the Mycolicibacterium aromaticivorans JS19b1 = JCM 16368 genome encodes these proteins:
- a CDS encoding LLM class F420-dependent oxidoreductase, with amino-acid sequence MGEVGGLKVDRGVISRLAGVAEGAREVERLGYDGCWTAEISHDPFLPLTLAAEHTTEIELGTSIAVAFARNPMTVANIGWDLQDYSKGRLLLGLGTQIKPHIEKRFSMPWSHPTRRMGEFVTALQEIWACWRNGTKLSFDGEFYTHRLMTPMFVPEQHPYGSPKVMIAAVGELMTQMCGEVADGLIAHAFTTKRYFDEVTIPALERGMATSGRSRSEFQVMAPVFVVTGADEAEMAAAAAGSRKQIAFYASTPAYRKVLELHGWGDLQTELHRLSLDGQWDTMATLIDDEILSTFAVVAPLDGLAAALKERCDGIIDRVMIGLPPSAPEETVRAFLDEVRSG; translated from the coding sequence ATGGGTGAGGTCGGCGGTCTCAAAGTCGACCGCGGCGTCATCAGCAGGCTTGCCGGGGTCGCCGAGGGGGCCCGTGAGGTCGAGCGGCTCGGTTACGACGGGTGCTGGACGGCCGAGATCAGCCACGACCCGTTCCTTCCCCTGACGCTGGCGGCCGAGCACACCACCGAGATCGAATTGGGGACCTCGATCGCGGTGGCCTTCGCCCGCAATCCGATGACCGTGGCCAACATCGGGTGGGATCTACAGGACTACTCGAAGGGCCGGCTGCTGCTCGGGTTGGGAACGCAGATCAAACCACACATCGAGAAGCGTTTCAGCATGCCGTGGAGTCATCCCACGCGACGCATGGGTGAGTTCGTCACTGCGCTGCAGGAGATCTGGGCCTGCTGGCGCAACGGCACCAAGCTGAGCTTCGACGGCGAGTTCTACACCCACCGGCTCATGACGCCGATGTTCGTGCCCGAACAGCATCCGTACGGGTCGCCGAAGGTGATGATCGCCGCCGTCGGTGAGTTGATGACCCAGATGTGCGGTGAGGTGGCAGACGGTCTGATCGCGCACGCCTTCACCACCAAGCGATATTTCGACGAGGTGACCATTCCGGCGCTGGAGCGGGGGATGGCCACTTCGGGCCGCTCGCGCAGCGAGTTCCAGGTGATGGCGCCGGTGTTTGTGGTGACCGGCGCCGATGAGGCCGAGATGGCCGCCGCGGCAGCGGGTTCACGCAAGCAGATCGCCTTCTACGCCTCGACGCCTGCCTACCGGAAGGTGCTGGAGCTGCACGGGTGGGGTGATCTGCAGACCGAGTTGCACCGCCTGTCGCTGGACGGCCAATGGGACACGATGGCCACGTTGATCGACGACGAGATCCTGTCGACGTTCGCGGTTGTGGCGCCCCTGGACGGTCTGGCTGCGGCTTTGAAGGAACGCTGCGACGGGATCATCGATCGGGTGATGATCGGGCTGCCTCCGTCGGCGCCCGAGGAGACCGTGCGAGCGTTTCTGGACGAGGTGCGTAGCGGCTGA
- a CDS encoding HNH endonuclease signature motif containing protein, whose product MGSISAALDALDAAVELLGAADIEELPAPQRFTALERLETALRRQVAISHEQLTHLERYEGCPPIPIVVADVLRISRSAAKRRMRDAEQLVPRRALTGEPLAALLPETAKAWEAGLLDGEHVRVIQKFFRDLPDHVGPVEIEKAEHTLAEHAQTMRPDQLEKIADRLAVHLNPDGQYSEEDRARKRGFQWCGSQRPDGMSIGKLIADPELRSMLDAWLAKFAAPKPDPDGAEPDLRSHAQRQHDALAELVRGRLGDPKLGQHNGLPVTMIVTTTLQDLQAGAGHAVTAGGTLLPITDLIRMAAPAHHYLAVFDGVTGQSLWLGRSKRLASADQRIMLLGKYRGCTAPGCTVNGHTSHVHHAAKDWKHGGSTDIDDLTLACKCDNLLVENDGWTTHQLPNGQTHWTPPPDIPMRGGTNDYHHPERFLPNDDDP is encoded by the coding sequence ATGGGTTCGATCAGTGCGGCGTTGGATGCGCTGGACGCGGCGGTCGAACTCCTGGGTGCCGCCGATATCGAGGAACTGCCCGCGCCACAACGCTTTACCGCTCTGGAACGGCTCGAGACCGCGCTACGCCGCCAGGTCGCGATATCCCACGAGCAGCTCACCCATCTGGAACGGTATGAGGGCTGCCCACCGATCCCGATCGTGGTGGCCGACGTGCTGCGGATCAGCCGTTCCGCGGCCAAGCGCCGGATGCGCGATGCCGAGCAGTTGGTTCCGCGCCGAGCGTTGACCGGCGAACCGTTGGCTGCGCTGCTACCTGAGACCGCAAAAGCCTGGGAGGCCGGGCTTCTCGACGGTGAGCACGTCCGGGTGATCCAGAAGTTCTTCCGCGACCTACCCGATCACGTCGGCCCGGTCGAGATCGAGAAAGCTGAACACACCCTGGCCGAGCACGCCCAGACCATGCGGCCCGATCAACTGGAGAAAATCGCCGACCGCCTCGCCGTCCACCTCAACCCCGACGGCCAGTACTCCGAGGAAGACCGGGCCCGCAAGCGTGGCTTCCAATGGTGCGGCAGTCAACGCCCCGACGGCATGAGCATCGGGAAACTGATCGCCGATCCCGAACTACGATCGATGCTGGATGCCTGGCTGGCGAAATTCGCCGCCCCCAAACCCGATCCGGACGGTGCCGAACCCGACCTCCGCAGCCACGCCCAACGCCAACACGACGCGCTCGCCGAGTTGGTCCGCGGCCGTCTCGGTGACCCCAAACTCGGCCAGCACAACGGGTTACCCGTCACCATGATCGTCACCACCACCCTGCAAGACTTACAGGCCGGCGCCGGACACGCCGTCACCGCCGGTGGCACCCTGCTCCCGATCACCGACCTGATCCGGATGGCCGCCCCCGCCCACCACTACCTCGCCGTGTTCGACGGCGTCACCGGACAATCACTGTGGCTGGGCCGAAGCAAACGCCTGGCCTCAGCCGATCAGCGAATCATGCTGCTAGGCAAGTACCGGGGCTGCACCGCACCCGGCTGCACCGTCAACGGCCACACCAGCCACGTCCACCACGCCGCCAAGGATTGGAAACACGGCGGCAGCACCGACATCGACGACCTCACCCTGGCCTGCAAATGCGACAACCTCCTCGTCGAAAACGACGGCTGGACCACCCACCAACTCCCTAACGGCCAGACTCACTGGACCCCACCACCCGACATACCCATGCGCGGCGGCACCAACGACTACCACCACCCTGAACGTTTCCT